Proteins from one Nicotiana tabacum cultivar K326 chromosome 23, ASM71507v2, whole genome shotgun sequence genomic window:
- the LOC107831740 gene encoding zeatin O-xylosyltransferase-like, which produces MGLERSKQKFIWVLRDADKGDIFTGEARRFELPEGFEERLKGVGLLVREWAPQPEILAHSPTGGFMSHCTWNSCIESITMGVPIVAWPIHSEQPINAFFVTEILNVVRKLMESEEGDVIRKRAEELGAAVRQSTEKLGGASRMELDSFIAHITR; this is translated from the coding sequence ATGGGATTAGAGCGAAGCAAACAAAAGTTCATATGGGTGTTGAGAGATGCCGATAAAGGAGATATCTTTACTGGAGAAGCTAGAAGATTTGAGTTGCCAGAAGGTTTTGAGGAAAGACTAAAAGGGGTAGGCTTATTAGTTAGAGAATGGGCACCACAACCAGAAATCTTGGCTCATTCACCGACAGGTGGATTCATGAGTCATTGTACATGGAATTCTTGCATAGAGAGTATTACTATGGGAGTGCCAATAGTTGCTTGGCCTATACATTCTGAGCAACCAATTAATGCCTTTTTTGTGACGGAAATACTGAATGTTGTGAGGAAGTTAATGGAATCAGAAGAAGGTGATGTGATTAGGAAAAGAGCAGAAGAATTAGGAGCAGCAGTAAGGCAGTCAACAGAGAAATTAGGGGGCGCTTCTCGAATGGAGTTAGATTCTTTCATTGCTCATATCACTAGATAG